One stretch of Armigeres subalbatus isolate Guangzhou_Male chromosome 2, GZ_Asu_2, whole genome shotgun sequence DNA includes these proteins:
- the LOC134214375 gene encoding uncharacterized protein LOC134214375: protein MDPGKYVRLAPSNEEGDSEVVEQNRSDTESCESDVEIIEPDEHPTKPNDCLPNVGHDRVAVLEKAVVDLAQLLLDKPWDKSNTTRDANDEANTSWGGLTGHMMSSDQASTIRLEGIPSFPKDIPASGMWEAFDNFIEKFEIAITLNNITDPTRQAKILYLVIGDNLQTIVRAAGLRPSLGEPDCYRKMVKNISEYFHSMTDTAAEHEAFTKMKQANGESTMAFHARLMSKVQLCRYSSTDQARFVRTQLFNGMTDQKLADQARTFGLEAAYIVQAATRKEAFAGERNTNTLPESAVQLLSQPEKPVFQRSLQKGVRNFGRYNNQFSGNNQRRYTEQPSRYQNSPYKERNTPAGRPLLGKRGRCSRCDRPAHKGQECPALHQNCHKCGRRGHFAITCRQRETNAVEKEVLPKSEEENSQV, encoded by the coding sequence ATGGATCCAGGAAAGTATGTACGTTTAGCTCCTTCGAACGAAGAAGGTGATAGTGAAGTGGTCGAGCAAAACCGAAGTGACACAGAATCCTGCGAAAGTGACGTTGAGATAATAGAACCCGACGAACACCCAACAAAGCCGAATGACTGCCTACCTAATGTAGGACATGACAGAGTTGCGGTGCTTGAGAAAGCAGTGGTTGACTTGGCTCAACTTCTACTTGATAAACCTTGGGATAAATCAAATACTACGCGAGATGCCAATGACGAAGCAAATACTTCATGGGGTGGACTTACAGGTCACATGATGTCATCAGATCAAGCATCCACAATTCGACTAGAAGGCATTCCATCGTTTCCAAAGGACATTCCGGCAAGTGGAATGTGGGAAGCGTTCGACAACTTTATTGAAAAGTTCGAGATTGCCATCACATTGAATAACATAACGGACCCAACACGACAGGCAAAAATCTTGTACCTCGTAATAGGTGATAATCTACAAACAATAGTGCGTGCGGCCGGGTTACGTCCGAGCCTTGGAGAACCAGACTGCTATCGTAAGATGGTAAAGAACATCTCTGAATACTTCCACAGTATGACGGACACGGCTGCCGAGCACGAGGCGTTCACCAAGATGAAACAAGCGAATGGTGAATCCACTATGGCGTTTCATGCTCGTTTAATGTCGAAAGTTCAACTATGTCGATACAGCTCCACGGACCAGGCTCGATTCGTCCGAACTCAACTATTCAACGGTATGACGGATCAGAAATTGGCGGACCAAGCAAGAACATTTGGGTTGGAAGCGGCTTACATCGTTCAAGCAGCGACAAGGAAAGAGGCGTTTGCAGGAGAGAGAAATACCAATACCCTACCGGAATCAGCTGTACAGCTTCTAAGCCAACCCGAGAAACCTGTGTTTCAGAGAAGCCTTCAGAAAGGCGTCAGGAATTTTGGCAGATACAACAACCAATTTTCTGGAAACAACCAACGACGATACACCGAACAACCTTCCCGCTATCAAAACAGCCCTTATAAGGAACGCAATACCCCCGCTGGAAGACCCCTACTTGGAAAACGAGGACGTTGCTCGAGGTGCGATCGACCAGCCCATAAGGGACAGGAATGTCCGGCACTTCACCAAAATTGCCATAAGTGTGGACGTCGTGGCCATTTCGCGATCACCTGCCGGCAACGAGAAACCAACGCAGTAGAGAAGGAAGTCCTGCCGAAGTCCGAAGAGGAGAATAGTCAGGTATGA
- the LOC134214376 gene encoding uncharacterized protein LOC134214376, which yields MKLINKAMATAAYLGHDFNDELQSAIRAHNSAAHSITKVPPEELMFGRKIRRWLPLLNPGKVNHNDEHINIRDRESKIKGKQNEDRRRGAKQCKIVPGDTVIVERQTRSKGDSRFDPKKYIVTEQKKGNLVLTGSDGQQLRRHVSQTKLVHEWRNPNYKHVSQEQATKRQTREKKLPAYLEDYVRLIEIEKSSRDTLK from the exons ATGAAACTGATAAACAAAGCTATGGCAACAGCAGCATATCTTGGACACGATTTCAATGACGAACTACAATCAGCTATCAGAGCCCACAACTCAGCAGCCCATTCCATaaccaaagttcctccagaagaatTAATGTTCGGGCGGAAAATAAGGCGGTGGCTTCCTCTTCTCAACCCTGGTAAAGTAAATCATAATGATGAACACATCAATATAAGAGATCGCGAGTCCAAGATAAAAGGGAAGCAAAACGAAGATCGGCGTCGTGGGGCAAAACAGTGCAAAATTGTCCCAGGGGATACCGTCATCGTAGAAAGACAAACGCGCTCCAAAGGAGACAGCAGATTCGACCCAAAGAAATACATAGTCACTGAACAGAAAAAGGGAAATCTCGTGTTAACGGGAAGTGATGGACAACAGTTAAGAAGGCACGTGTCACAAACAAAGCTAGTTCACGAATGGCGAAATCCGAACTACAAACATGTCAGCCAGGAACAGGCTACAAAACGACAGACCAGAGAAAAGAAGTTACCAGCCTACTTGGAAGATTATGTGCGTCTAATAGAAATCGAGAAATCTTCACGGGACACTTTGAAG taA